Proteins from a genomic interval of Clostridia bacterium:
- a CDS encoding citrate lyase subunit alpha (citrate-ACP transferase, the alpha subunit catalyzes the formation of (3S)-citryl-CoA from acetyl-CoA and citrate) — AFFPVHRPIIEHIRQGTVSGLTGGCNGPIGEAVSSGLLPQPVVFRSHGGRARALEEKSLKVDVSFIAAASADRYGNLSGLGGGSAFGSLGYAKVDALAAEKVIGVTDCLSSSPLKRVSIPGEKVDWIVTVDSIGEPSGIATGSLSGTRDPVRLEMARLAAEVAKACGVLRDGMSMQCGSGGATLAAAGFVGSIMKEKGVKGSFALGGVTSYLVGLLEQDLFDVIHDVQTFDAGAVSSLVKNENHVEISAAQYASMHRSAPLVAFLDLAFLSALEVDVHFNVNVITETDGVIRHGMGGHPDVAQGAQLTIVIAPLVRGRVPVVQERVTTVCTPGEHVDVLVTDHGIAVNPARPEIKEDLVHAGLPVVDIHDLKKRAEEISGKLDPIRFTDRIVAIVEDPYGNITDKICQIEQDN, encoded by the coding sequence GCGTTTTTCCCGGTGCACAGGCCTATCATAGAGCATATCCGGCAGGGCACCGTCAGCGGATTGACCGGCGGGTGCAATGGCCCGATAGGGGAGGCGGTCTCCTCGGGCCTCCTTCCGCAACCGGTGGTATTCAGGAGCCATGGAGGCAGAGCCAGGGCGCTGGAAGAAAAATCCCTGAAGGTGGACGTTTCCTTTATTGCGGCTGCTTCCGCTGACCGCTACGGAAATCTTTCCGGCCTGGGCGGAGGGTCGGCCTTTGGGTCCCTGGGGTATGCAAAGGTCGATGCGCTAGCGGCAGAAAAAGTTATCGGAGTTACGGACTGCTTGAGCTCATCTCCCTTAAAGCGAGTAAGTATACCGGGTGAGAAGGTGGACTGGATAGTCACGGTCGACAGCATAGGCGAGCCGTCAGGAATCGCGACCGGAAGCCTTTCGGGAACCCGCGACCCGGTCAGGCTGGAAATGGCAAGGCTGGCCGCCGAAGTTGCAAAGGCTTGCGGGGTTCTCAGGGACGGCATGTCGATGCAGTGCGGGTCAGGAGGCGCCACGCTTGCCGCGGCGGGATTTGTCGGCAGCATCATGAAGGAGAAAGGCGTAAAAGGAAGTTTTGCGCTGGGCGGGGTGACCAGCTATCTGGTGGGGCTGTTGGAGCAGGATCTGTTCGATGTGATCCACGATGTCCAAACCTTTGATGCCGGCGCGGTGAGCTCTTTGGTCAAGAATGAGAATCACGTGGAGATATCAGCAGCCCAGTATGCGAGCATGCACCGGTCTGCCCCGCTTGTGGCATTCCTCGACCTGGCATTCCTGAGCGCCCTTGAGGTCGATGTACACTTCAATGTTAACGTAATAACGGAGACCGATGGGGTGATCCGGCACGGCATGGGCGGGCACCCTGATGTAGCGCAGGGAGCGCAGCTCACGATAGTAATTGCTCCCCTGGTACGAGGCCGGGTGCCGGTTGTCCAGGAGCGCGTTACTACTGTTTGTACTCCTGGAGAACACGTAGATGTTCTGGTAACGGACCACGGCATTGCAGTGAATCCGGCGAGGCCGGAAATCAAAGAGGACCTGGTTCATGCCGGGCTGCCTGTGGTCGACATCCATGATCTCAAGAAAAGAGCAGAAGAGATCAGCGGAAAGCTTGACCCCATCAGGTTTACTGACAGAATCGTGGCCATTGTCGAGGATCCTTACGGTAATATCACTGATAAGATCTGCCAGATTGAGCAGGACAACTAG
- a CDS encoding HD domain-containing protein translates to MNRVFELLPELNLIGDHSLREGAARAWVRAWEMSKWGDLAQVPFSPKIGEKPSLVEHTRAVTQTVVGYVDRVNEDRKAEIDTDILVAAAILHDVCKVLESEPADGEPGKSQVGELITHGVMSGFLAWEQGLPLRLVHLLLTHTPQSKMAPRFLEGVLLRHADLLDADFRYFSAGFQPIFS, encoded by the coding sequence ATGAATAGGGTTTTCGAGCTGCTGCCGGAGCTGAACCTTATCGGCGATCACAGTCTGCGGGAAGGAGCGGCTCGCGCATGGGTACGGGCCTGGGAAATGTCGAAGTGGGGTGACCTGGCTCAGGTTCCGTTCAGTCCTAAAATAGGTGAAAAGCCTTCGCTTGTGGAGCATACGCGGGCTGTGACCCAGACTGTTGTAGGCTACGTGGATAGGGTGAATGAGGACAGAAAAGCAGAAATAGACACTGACATCCTGGTAGCTGCTGCCATCCTTCACGACGTGTGCAAGGTGCTGGAGTCAGAGCCGGCCGACGGTGAGCCAGGAAAATCCCAAGTTGGGGAACTCATAACCCACGGAGTCATGAGTGGCTTTCTGGCTTGGGAGCAGGGCCTGCCGTTGCGGCTCGTGCACCTGCTTTTGACCCACACTCCCCAGTCGAAGATGGCACCTCGGTTTCTTGAGGGGGTACTTCTGCGGCACGCAGATCTTCTGGATGCCGATTTTCGTTACTTCAGTGCCGGGTTTCAGCCAATCTTCTCCTAG